The window CATGGAGGACCAGCAGCGCCGGCAGCGGCCCCTTCGCCCCCTCGGGCAGGCTCAGGTACGCCTTCGTCCCGGCAATCTCCACCTCCTGCCCCCGCCGCGCCGGCGCCGCGTCCGTGCGCAGCGTGTGCAGCGCCTTGAAGGCCTCCTCGGACACCGCGCCCGTGGGCGAAGGCTCCCGAGACACCTCCGCGGCCCTGTCCCTGACGCAGGCCCCCAGCAACAGCACTCCCATCAACAGCAGCAGGCTCCGGCGCATGTGGCACTTCCCTCCGTGTGCATCGTCGGTGGCGCCTCCGGCCTACCCCGGCCCGGCACCGCCCGCCACCGGCCCGCGCGGCCCCGGACACACGAAGAGGGCTGGGAGGGAAACCCCTCGCCAGCCCTCTCGTGTCCTGCTCAAGGATGAGCAGCGCGTGCGACTACTTCTTGTCCGCCGCGGCCGGCTTGCCCGGCGGCGGGCCGCCCGGGTTGCCCATCATCGGCGGGGCGTCCGGCTGCTTGACGATCTCCAGCAGCTCCACCTCGAACACCAGGGCCGCACCGCCCGGGATGTTCGGGGGCGCGCCGCGGTCGCCGTAGGCGATGTCCGACGGGCACACCAGCTTCGCCTTGCCGCCCACCTTCATCTTCTGCACGCCCTCGGTCCAGCACTTGATGACGCCCTGGAGCGGGAACTGGGTGGGCTCGCCGCGCTTGTAGGAGCTGTCGAACTCGGTGCCGTTGGTCAGCGTGCCCTTGTAGTGCACCTTCACGATGTCCGACGCCTTGGGCAGCTCACCCGTGCCGGCGGTCAGCTCCTTGTAGACCAGGCCGGACTCGGTCTTCACCGCGCCGGACTCCTTGGCGGCCTCGTCCAGGAACTTCTTCGCGTTGGCCTTCTCGACCTCGGCCTTGCGGTTGCTGCGCGTGCGCGCCAGCTCCTGCAGCTTCGGCCCGTACGTCTCCATGTCCACCGGCGACTTCTCACCCTTCACCTGGGTGGAGATGCCCGCCTTGACGTACTCCAGCTCCTCCGGGGTCATGTCGAACACGCTGATGCTCCGGCCGATGGACAGGCCCAGCGCGTACAGCGTCTTCTGCTCTTCCGTCTGCGGGTTGTTGGCACTCCCGCCGCCGGCCGCCGGCGTCGCCGTCTCCGTCTTCGCCTGCTGCTGGCAACCCGCCAGCACCAGCATCACCGCGACCAGCCACGTCTTCCGCATGTCGTTGCCCTTCCTTGCCTGCAGCGGCAGCGAGGCTCCGCTGCCAGTCAGTTCCGGGGGCGACTTACTACAGAAATGGTCTGTCATCCGCTCGACGGTGCTTCCCACCTGCCCGGGCCCCCGGGGTGCCTCTCGCCCCCAACCCCCGCCACCTCACGCTCCTTCCCCTGGAGAATCCATCCAGGTAGGACTTTTACACACCCACTCCTTCGGCGGCTGTCCGGGCCGGCGCCCCACCAGGCAGGCAGGGCCCGCGGACGCCGGGCTCCAACGCCAGCCTTCCACACCAATGACAGCCATGTAGCGGCTGGCTCATTCATCAACCGTGTTGCAGAACGCACCGCGTCACAAGAGCGCGCGCCATGAATTCGTCACCGGACCCTTGAGGTCGGGCGTGTTTCACGCCCAGGATTCGCGCGGTCCTGCTGTGCCCTGAAACCCCACGCTCGGGCGTTGAAGAGGCGCAGCGCTTCCTCGGGAGAATCCTGATGCGCTGTCGTTCCCCGCTCTCGTCTGTGCCTCGCGCCGTGCTCCTCACCCTGGTGGGGTTGCTCGCCCTTCCCGCCTGCTCCGATGAAGAGGACGGGCCCGGGATTCCGCTGGTCCCCCTGGACGCGGGCACGACGGATGCGGGCACGGACGCGGGTACGACGGACTCGGGCACCCCGGACGCGGGCCCCACGGACGGCGGCTCCTCGTCGGCCTGGCCCCAGAGCTTCTCCTGCCAGGGCAAGCCGCAGCAGACGCTGACCTTCAACTCCACCCAGGTGCAGGAGCTGCAGAACAAGGTGAACGACCTGGCCGACTGCACCACCATCCAGCTGGGCGCGGGCACCTTCGTGCTCGACAACGCCATCACCATCCGCAGCAAAGGCATCACCATCACCGGCGCGGGCAAGGGCACCAAGGGCGAGGGCACCGGTGGCACCGCCAGCACCGTGCTGGACTTCAGCACCGCCGCCGCCAACAGCAACGGCATCGACGTGGTGGGCGACCTGTTCAGCGTGAGCGACCTGGCCATCTGGAACGCGAAGAAGGACGGCCTGCGCGTGGAGGGCTCCAGCAACGTCACCATCCGGCGCGTGCGCACGGAGTGGGCGCAGGAGAACCAGGAGAGCAACGGCAAGTACGGCATCTACCCGGTGAAGTCGGCCTTCGTCCTCATCGAGGAGTGCGAGGCCTACAACGCGGCGGACGCCGGCATCTACGTGGGCCAGACGCGCCGCGCCAACGTCATCCGGAACATCGCGAAGCAGAACGTGGCGGGCATCGAAATCGAGAACACGAAGTTCGCCTGGGTGCAGGGCAACACGGCGGTGGACAACACCACGGGCCTCGTCGTGTTCGACCTGCCCGGCAACCCCATCAAGGGCACGGACATCCTCGTCGTGGGCAACACCATCACCGGCAACAACCGCCCCAACTTCGCGTCCGTGACGGCCAGCAGCAGCACCGTGTCCCAGGTGCCGGCCGGCACCGGCACGTTCATCCTCGCGTCGCGGCGGGTGGAGTTCGTCGGCAACACGTGGGGTGACAACAACACGGTGGACATCGCCGTGCTGAGCGGCCTGGCCATCGAGCCCGACATCACCCAGTGGAGCGCGGCGTACTTCAACTTCCCCAGCGCGGACGTCTACATCCACGGCAACACCTTCACCGGTGGCAGCGGAGACGCGGTGGACAACGGCAACCTCGACCCGGAGCGCCGCCCGCTCGGAGTGCTGGTGGGCGCCGTGTACCAGTACGGGGCGAGCCAGGGTGAGCCGCGCGTGGAGCACGTGTTCTGGGATGGCATCGACCCGGCGCCGCGTGACGAGAGCCTGCGCAACCCCGTCAACCTCTGCTTCACCGACAACAAGCTGCCGACCGCGGAGGGGGAGCCGAAGCACGCCATCGTGGACTTCGACCTGCAGGCCGTCTCCGGGTACCTCCGGACGACCACGCCCAACCTTCCCGCCGCCTGGGCGGAGACGCGGCGCTACCCGGCGGGCGCGGCGCCCTTCAACTGCTCGGGCTTCCTGCCCAAGCTCGCGCTTCCCTGAGCGGACCCGAGAGGACGCGAGACATGCGTACGCCGTTCATCCCGGGACTCGGACTGGCCGCGGTGCTGCTGACCGCGGCGCTGGCCTCGTGCTCGGGAGGTGACGACCCGCCCGCGCCGGGAGTCGATGCGGGAGACTCCACCCCCGACGCCGGGGTGGACAGTGGCACCCCGGACGCCGGCGTCGATGCCGGCGAGGACAGCGGCACCCCGGACGCGGGGAACGGCGACGCGGGCCCCCCGGACGCCGGCGACGCCGGGCCGGGCCAGCCGGATGCCTCGGTGGTGATTCCCAACACGCTGTCCGGCTTCGGCCTCTTCACCGGCAGCCCCGCGACGGGCGGGCTCCAGCCGGTGGAGGGCAACGTCCCGTACGAGCTGACCACGCCGCTGTTCTCCGACTACTCGGTCAAGTCCCGCACGCTCTACGTGCCGCCGGGCAAGAAGGCCGGCTACCAGGCGCGGGACGTGCTCGACTTGCCGGTGGGCACCATCATCACCAAGACGTTCGCCTTCCCCGCGGACCTGCGCCAGCCGACGCAGAACGTGCGGGTGCTCGAGACGCGCGTGCTGGTGCGGCAGCCGGGGGGCTGGGAGGCCTTCCCGTACGTCTGGAATGCCGAGCAGACGGAGGCCACGCTGGACAACGGCGGCGAGCTGTTCCGCAACGTCCAGTTCATCGGCGAGGACGGCGTGACGCGGAAGTTGGACTACCTGGTGCCCAGCAAGAACCAGTGCTCGAAGTGCCACCACGTCTTCGACGCGCAGAAGCGCCAGGTGATGGTGCCCATCGGCGTGAAGGCCCGGTACCTCAACCGCGACTTCACGTACGGCGGGGAGCCAATCAACCAGCTCCAGCACCTGGCCAACCTGGGGAAGCTGGAGGGGCTGCCGCCGGCCCTCCAGCTCCCTCGCGCGCCGGATGCCTTCAACCCGTTGGAGGCGGACCTGGGCACGCGGGCGCGCACCTACCTGGACATCAACTGCGCGCATTGCCACAACGCGAGGGCGGAGGCGGGTGACACCAGCCGGCTGTTCCTCGACATCACCAGCACGGAGACGCCCAACCTGAACATGGGCATCTGCAAGCGGCCGGGCTCGGCGGGCAGCGGCGTGGGGGGCGAGTTCGACATCGTCCCCGGCGACCACAGCGTGTCCATCCTCTGGTACCGGATGCACACCGAGGAGTCCGGGAAGATGATGCCGGAGCTGGGCCGGGCCCTGAGGCACGACCAGGGCTCCAGCCTCATCGCCGACTGGATTGAAGCGATGCCCGACCGCTCCTGCGAGTGAGCTGGCGTCGCCTCGAAGAACCGGCCCCTCCGTGCACCCGCGCGGAGGGGCCTCTTCATTTTCCACGGCCTGCCTGCCGCCGGAAATTGGCATGGGATTCCGCCGGGTTGGCGGCGCCGCGAAAATAATTCCGGGGCGTGTCGATCTCCGCGGACGTCGTTCGTCGCCAGGGTGAAGGCAGAAAAACAGCCCACTCAAGAGGAGCCCCTCCCATGGCCAAGACTCTCGGAATCGTCGCTGTCGTCCTCGTTGCCGCCGCCGCGCTCTACATCTCCACGCGCCCGGAGCGCTTCCACGTCCAGCGGAGCGCGCAGCTCAACGCCCCCGCGGACGCCGCCTTCGCGCTCATCAACGACTTCCACCGGTGGGAGCAGTGGTCGCCCTACGAGAAGCTGGACCCGAACCTGGAGCGCAGCTTCGAGGGCCCGTCCTCCGGCCCGGGCGCCGTCTACGCGTACAAGGGGAACCGCAACGTCGGCGAGGGCCGGATGACCATCCAGGAGAGCCGGCCCGGCGCGCTCGTCTCCATCCAGCTCGAGTTCATCGAGCCCTTCCCGTCGAAGAACACGGCGACCTTCGAGCTGGAGCCGTCCGGGACGGGAACGCGCGTGACGTGGAGCATGGAGGGCCCGAACACGCTGATGGGCAAGGTGATGTCGCCCTTCATGGACGGCTTCATCGGCAAGAGCATGGAGCAGGGCCTCGCCGCCCTCGACACCGCCGCGCAGGCGGAGGCGAAGAAGCTCCAGCAGGCGCAGGCCCGGTAGGCGCGGCCGCGCCCTCAGCCCTCCAGCGCCGCGCCCCGGGACAGGCCCATGGCCGTCTGGACGAGGGCGACGTGGCTGGAGGTGTGCGGGAAGTGGCCGGCCATTCGGCGCTGGCGTGGGTCGTACTCCTCCGGCAGCAGGCCCACGTCGTTGCGCACGCGCAGCAGCCGCTCGAAGAGGGACTTCGCCTCTTCACGCCGGCCGAGCAGGTGCAGGCTGTCCGCCAGCCAGAAGCTGCACACCAGCGACACCCCCGCGCCGCGCGACTCATCCTGGCGCACGAAGTCCCCTTCGCCCAGCTCGCGCTCCACCGCGTCCACCGTGCCGACCAGGCGCGCGTCGTCCGCGGGCAGGAAGCCCAGCCGGCCCAGCCGCAGCAGCCGCGCGTCCAGCCCACGTCCGCCATACTCGCGGCAGAAGGCGCCCCGGCGGGAGTCGTAGCCGCGGGTACACACCTCCGCGTGAAGCTCCGCGCGCAGCCGCTTCCAGCGCTCCACCGGCGCGTCCAGGCCGAAGCGCGCGGCGCTCTCCAGCGCCCGGTGCACCGCCACCCACGCCATCACCTTCGGGTACGTGAGGACGGGGCCCTCCGCCGGAGGCTGGAGCCAGGCGCCCTCCAGGTGGTCCAGCATCGCCCGCTGGAGCGTCCACCCATCCCCGCTGGGAGGCAGGCCCCGGCGCGAGCCCTCGTCGAAGCAGCCCATCACCTCGCCCACCTCCTCCAGGCGCAGGCCCCGGCGGGCCGCATGGCCGATGCGCACCGGCCGCGCGCCCTCGTAGCCGGGCAGCCAGGACAGCTCCTGCTCCGGGAAGCGGCGCTCGCCCGCGACGCCGTAGGGAGACTGCAGCTCCTCCGGCTCGCCGGCCACCGCGCGCACCAGCCAGTCGCGCCAGGCGCGGGCCTCGTCCAGGTAGCCCCCGTCCAGCAGGGCCTGGAGCGCGCTGGTGGCGTCATGCAGCCAGCAGAAGCGCGCGTCACCGGGGCGGCCGCCGGAGGCCGCGGGCAGCGACGTGGTGGGCGCGGCGACGATGCCGCCCGTGGGTGAGTACGTCAGCGCCTTGAGGGTGATGAGCGAGCGCTGGAGCGGCTCGTGCCACGGCCCGGTGGAGACGAGGCGCGAGGACCACTCCTTCCACCACGCCTCCGTGTCCTCCACGGCGGCCAGCCCGTCCAGGGCACGCGGCGGCGGCTCGTGCGAGGGATGCCAGGAGAGGACGAAGGGCACGCGGCCGCCCGGCTCGGTGGGGAAGTCCGCGGTGAGCGCGTGCCCCCGGCGCCGCACGGTGACGGGCGTGCGGAGCGCCACCGAGTCCGGCCCCGCGCGCGCGGAGGAATGGTCGTCATGGAAGCGCACCCAGGGCGAGCGGTCGCCGTAGCCGAAGTGGGCGAGGAGCTCCATGCGCATGGGGACGCTGCCCTTGAGGCCCTGCACCACGCGCACGAGGTCCGGCTCGCTGCCGCGCGGGGGCATGCAGTCCACCACGCGCACCGCGCCGTCCTCCGTCTCGTAGTCCGTCTCCAGCACCAGCGAGCCGGGGCGGTAGCGACGCGTCACCTTCAGGATGCCGCCGGCCGGGGCGAGCAGCCAGCGGCCATGGGACGCGTCGCCCAGCAGCGCGGCGAAGCAGGCGTCCGAGTCGAAGCGCGGCCAGCACAGCCAGTCGATGGAGCCGTCCCGCCCCACCAGGGCGGCGCTCTGCGTGTCGCCGATGAGGGCGTAGTCTTCCAGGGGCAGGGCCATGGCGGCGAAGCATGGCACAACGCCGCGCGGGGCGGTCCGGGCCCTCAGCGCGGCTGGCGCACCCGCCGGGTCCGGACCGCCTCGGCGCCACCCAGCGAGGAGAGCACGGCCGCCAGCAGCTTCCGGGCCTCCTCGACGGCGCGCGCGCCGTGCTGGCGCTCGAAGCGCTTCTGGAGTCCGGCCCGCACCGCCCGGGTCTTCTCCACCGCCGCGAGGCCCCGTGCCGACAGCGCCACCCGCCGCACCCGCGCGTCG of the Pyxidicoccus xibeiensis genome contains:
- a CDS encoding FKBP-type peptidyl-prolyl cis-trans isomerase, whose protein sequence is MRKTWLVAVMLVLAGCQQQAKTETATPAAGGGSANNPQTEEQKTLYALGLSIGRSISVFDMTPEELEYVKAGISTQVKGEKSPVDMETYGPKLQELARTRSNRKAEVEKANAKKFLDEAAKESGAVKTESGLVYKELTAGTGELPKASDIVKVHYKGTLTNGTEFDSSYKRGEPTQFPLQGVIKCWTEGVQKMKVGGKAKLVCPSDIAYGDRGAPPNIPGGAALVFEVELLEIVKQPDAPPMMGNPGGPPPGKPAAADKK
- a CDS encoding glycoside hydrolase family 15 protein — protein: MALPLEDYALIGDTQSAALVGRDGSIDWLCWPRFDSDACFAALLGDASHGRWLLAPAGGILKVTRRYRPGSLVLETDYETEDGAVRVVDCMPPRGSEPDLVRVVQGLKGSVPMRMELLAHFGYGDRSPWVRFHDDHSSARAGPDSVALRTPVTVRRRGHALTADFPTEPGGRVPFVLSWHPSHEPPPRALDGLAAVEDTEAWWKEWSSRLVSTGPWHEPLQRSLITLKALTYSPTGGIVAAPTTSLPAASGGRPGDARFCWLHDATSALQALLDGGYLDEARAWRDWLVRAVAGEPEELQSPYGVAGERRFPEQELSWLPGYEGARPVRIGHAARRGLRLEEVGEVMGCFDEGSRRGLPPSGDGWTLQRAMLDHLEGAWLQPPAEGPVLTYPKVMAWVAVHRALESAARFGLDAPVERWKRLRAELHAEVCTRGYDSRRGAFCREYGGRGLDARLLRLGRLGFLPADDARLVGTVDAVERELGEGDFVRQDESRGAGVSLVCSFWLADSLHLLGRREEAKSLFERLLRVRNDVGLLPEEYDPRQRRMAGHFPHTSSHVALVQTAMGLSRGAALEG
- a CDS encoding SO2930 family diheme c-type cytochrome → MRTPFIPGLGLAAVLLTAALASCSGGDDPPAPGVDAGDSTPDAGVDSGTPDAGVDAGEDSGTPDAGNGDAGPPDAGDAGPGQPDASVVIPNTLSGFGLFTGSPATGGLQPVEGNVPYELTTPLFSDYSVKSRTLYVPPGKKAGYQARDVLDLPVGTIITKTFAFPADLRQPTQNVRVLETRVLVRQPGGWEAFPYVWNAEQTEATLDNGGELFRNVQFIGEDGVTRKLDYLVPSKNQCSKCHHVFDAQKRQVMVPIGVKARYLNRDFTYGGEPINQLQHLANLGKLEGLPPALQLPRAPDAFNPLEADLGTRARTYLDINCAHCHNARAEAGDTSRLFLDITSTETPNLNMGICKRPGSAGSGVGGEFDIVPGDHSVSILWYRMHTEESGKMMPELGRALRHDQGSSLIADWIEAMPDRSCE
- a CDS encoding SRPBCC family protein; amino-acid sequence: MAKTLGIVAVVLVAAAALYISTRPERFHVQRSAQLNAPADAAFALINDFHRWEQWSPYEKLDPNLERSFEGPSSGPGAVYAYKGNRNVGEGRMTIQESRPGALVSIQLEFIEPFPSKNTATFELEPSGTGTRVTWSMEGPNTLMGKVMSPFMDGFIGKSMEQGLAALDTAAQAEAKKLQQAQAR
- a CDS encoding parallel beta-helix domain-containing protein encodes the protein MRCRSPLSSVPRAVLLTLVGLLALPACSDEEDGPGIPLVPLDAGTTDAGTDAGTTDSGTPDAGPTDGGSSSAWPQSFSCQGKPQQTLTFNSTQVQELQNKVNDLADCTTIQLGAGTFVLDNAITIRSKGITITGAGKGTKGEGTGGTASTVLDFSTAAANSNGIDVVGDLFSVSDLAIWNAKKDGLRVEGSSNVTIRRVRTEWAQENQESNGKYGIYPVKSAFVLIEECEAYNAADAGIYVGQTRRANVIRNIAKQNVAGIEIENTKFAWVQGNTAVDNTTGLVVFDLPGNPIKGTDILVVGNTITGNNRPNFASVTASSSTVSQVPAGTGTFILASRRVEFVGNTWGDNNTVDIAVLSGLAIEPDITQWSAAYFNFPSADVYIHGNTFTGGSGDAVDNGNLDPERRPLGVLVGAVYQYGASQGEPRVEHVFWDGIDPAPRDESLRNPVNLCFTDNKLPTAEGEPKHAIVDFDLQAVSGYLRTTTPNLPAAWAETRRYPAGAAPFNCSGFLPKLALP